One genomic window of Arthrobacter caoxuetaonis includes the following:
- a CDS encoding trans-aconitate 2-methyltransferase gives MKWDPTQYSRFSGLRDRPFHDLLGRVGADAPAWVTDLGCGSGELTAVLAARWPDAAVRGIDSSVDMIGSARALEGAPANLDFSAGSIQDWEPPQGQGPGVLLSNAALQWVPGHQELLRHWSKQLDAGSWIAVQVPGNFGALSHVLMRELAQTPRWSSALAGVLRGEDSVSEPDEYLELLVEAGYDADVWETSYQQVLAGSDPVLDWVRGTALRPVMNALPAGDYQAFEAEYGQLLRTAYPPKSWGTVFPFRRIFLVARKRA, from the coding sequence ATGAAATGGGATCCCACACAGTATTCGCGCTTCTCCGGCCTCCGGGACCGGCCGTTCCATGACCTGTTGGGCCGGGTCGGAGCAGATGCTCCGGCATGGGTCACTGATCTCGGCTGCGGGAGCGGGGAACTGACCGCTGTCCTGGCTGCGCGCTGGCCGGACGCAGCAGTGCGGGGGATCGATTCGTCCGTGGACATGATCGGCTCAGCCCGTGCCTTGGAGGGTGCGCCGGCCAACCTGGACTTCTCCGCCGGAAGCATCCAGGACTGGGAGCCGCCGCAGGGGCAGGGTCCCGGGGTACTGCTTTCCAATGCGGCACTGCAGTGGGTGCCCGGACACCAGGAACTCCTCCGGCACTGGTCCAAGCAGCTTGATGCCGGATCGTGGATCGCTGTCCAGGTCCCGGGCAACTTCGGCGCGCTTTCCCACGTGCTCATGCGCGAACTCGCCCAGACTCCCCGGTGGTCCTCGGCGCTCGCGGGTGTCCTGCGGGGAGAAGACTCCGTGTCTGAACCCGATGAGTACCTGGAACTGCTGGTAGAGGCCGGATACGACGCCGATGTGTGGGAAACCAGCTACCAGCAGGTTTTGGCCGGATCCGACCCTGTCCTTGACTGGGTGCGCGGCACAGCGCTTCGTCCGGTCATGAATGCACTGCCGGCCGGGGATTACCAGGCTTTCGAAGCGGAGTACGGCCAGCTCCTGCGGACTGCCTACCCGCCCAAGAGCTGGGGAACTGTCTTTCCGTTCCGCCGGATCTTCCTGGTGGCCCGCAAGCGCGCCTAA
- a CDS encoding MBL fold metallo-hydrolase yields the protein MLDTQNVSIRSASVGSMDNNVYVLTAKNSGDQVLIDAADDFARIQEVLDAGAGDLYGGVSQASVRMIITTHSHWDHVRALAEAAEATGARTAAGSEDIADIPVPTDVPLKHGDVLDFDGFDLEVIGLRGHTPGSVALLFRDPDGPAHLFTGDSLFPGGVGNTQKDPARFSSLINDVIERIFEYLPDDTIVHPGHGAGTTLGAERPHLAEWKERGW from the coding sequence ATGCTGGATACCCAAAATGTTTCTATTCGAAGTGCCTCCGTGGGTTCTATGGACAACAACGTCTATGTGCTGACGGCCAAGAATTCAGGAGACCAGGTGCTCATTGATGCGGCGGATGACTTCGCCCGCATCCAGGAAGTGCTCGACGCCGGTGCAGGCGACCTGTACGGCGGAGTGTCGCAGGCCTCGGTGCGGATGATCATCACCACGCACAGCCACTGGGACCATGTGCGGGCGCTCGCCGAGGCAGCCGAAGCCACCGGCGCGCGCACCGCCGCGGGATCCGAAGACATCGCCGACATCCCGGTCCCCACGGACGTTCCCCTCAAGCACGGCGATGTGCTGGACTTCGACGGGTTCGACCTGGAAGTCATTGGTCTCCGCGGCCACACCCCCGGATCCGTTGCCCTGCTCTTCCGGGACCCAGACGGGCCCGCCCACTTGTTCACCGGTGACTCCCTCTTCCCCGGAGGCGTCGGAAATACGCAGAAGGATCCGGCGCGGTTCTCGTCGCTGATCAACGACGTAATCGAACGTATCTTCGAATACCTGCCCGATGACACGATCGTGCATCCGGGCCACGGCGCCGGCACCACCCTGGGAGCAGAGCGGCCGCACCTGGCGGAGTGGAAGGAGCGGGGCTGGTAG
- a CDS encoding ABC transporter ATP-binding protein gives MLVRLVRDNLAPYKGAVAIVVILQFLQTAATLFLPTLNADIIDQGVVKGDTGTIASIGTWMLAVTAGQVVCSVAATYYSARTAMRVGRNVRGALFTNVETFSAREVGMFGAPSLITRTTNDVQQVQMSLLMTMTMMVSAPIMGVGGVLLALNQDIPLSGILLLILPVLFVVIILVLRRLVPLFRRAQRQIDRVNGVLREQIMGIAVIRAFVRERTEEQRFDGANRDLTGTQLRVSQYLALLFPATMLVANLATVAVVWFGAFRIDAGQMQIGALTAFIAYIMQILMAVLMSMFMIMMLPRAAVCAERIYEVLDTRTSVQDAPGAAALEYDGGRLVFSDVGYTYPGAEAPVLHGITFEALPGQTTAVIGSTGSGKSTLLNLVPRLLDPTAGHITVDGQDTAAVTLQSLRSGIGLVPQRAHLFSGTIATNLRFGKPDATDDELWEALEIAQAADFVRAAEGGLDHGVEQGGGNFSGGQRQRLAIARALVVQPDIYLFDDSFSALDFATDARLRAALKERTAHATVVVVAQRVNTITDAARIVVLEEGRISGIGSHAELMESSPAYREIVSSQLTPEEAL, from the coding sequence GTGCTTGTAAGGCTCGTTCGAGACAACCTGGCACCCTACAAGGGCGCCGTCGCAATCGTCGTCATCCTGCAGTTCCTGCAGACCGCTGCCACGCTGTTCCTGCCCACGCTGAACGCGGACATCATTGACCAGGGCGTCGTGAAGGGGGATACCGGCACCATCGCGTCCATCGGGACATGGATGCTTGCGGTCACTGCAGGACAGGTCGTGTGTTCCGTCGCGGCCACCTACTACTCCGCCCGGACCGCCATGCGGGTGGGCCGGAACGTGCGCGGGGCGCTCTTCACCAACGTGGAGACGTTCTCCGCCCGGGAGGTGGGGATGTTCGGCGCGCCGTCGCTCATCACGCGCACCACCAACGATGTCCAGCAGGTTCAGATGTCCCTGCTGATGACCATGACCATGATGGTCTCCGCACCGATCATGGGGGTGGGCGGCGTCCTGCTGGCACTGAACCAGGACATTCCGCTGTCAGGGATCCTGCTGCTGATCCTGCCTGTCCTGTTCGTGGTCATCATCCTGGTCCTGCGGCGCCTGGTCCCGCTGTTCAGGAGGGCGCAGCGGCAAATCGACCGCGTCAACGGGGTCCTGCGGGAGCAGATCATGGGCATCGCCGTCATCCGCGCCTTTGTCCGGGAACGGACAGAGGAGCAGCGCTTCGACGGCGCCAACCGTGATCTCACGGGCACCCAGCTGCGTGTCTCGCAGTACCTGGCGCTCCTGTTCCCGGCAACGATGCTGGTGGCCAACCTGGCAACTGTTGCGGTGGTGTGGTTCGGAGCCTTCCGGATCGATGCGGGGCAGATGCAGATTGGCGCCCTCACCGCGTTCATCGCCTACATCATGCAGATCCTGATGGCAGTTCTGATGTCGATGTTCATGATCATGATGCTTCCCCGCGCGGCGGTGTGCGCAGAGCGCATCTATGAAGTGCTGGACACGCGCACCAGCGTGCAGGACGCGCCCGGTGCCGCGGCATTGGAGTACGACGGCGGCCGGCTGGTGTTCTCGGACGTGGGCTACACGTATCCAGGCGCCGAGGCCCCGGTACTTCACGGCATCACTTTCGAAGCACTTCCAGGGCAGACGACGGCGGTCATTGGTTCAACGGGATCGGGAAAGTCCACACTGCTCAACCTGGTCCCGCGGCTGCTGGACCCGACTGCGGGACACATCACCGTAGACGGACAGGACACCGCCGCAGTAACGCTGCAGTCCCTCCGCAGCGGAATCGGTCTGGTCCCGCAGCGGGCACACCTGTTCTCCGGGACCATTGCCACCAACCTCAGGTTCGGGAAGCCGGACGCCACGGACGACGAACTCTGGGAGGCACTGGAGATTGCGCAGGCGGCGGATTTCGTGCGTGCAGCCGAAGGCGGACTCGATCACGGGGTGGAGCAGGGCGGCGGGAACTTCTCCGGCGGGCAGCGGCAGCGGCTGGCCATCGCCAGGGCGCTGGTGGTCCAGCCGGACATCTACCTCTTCGATGACAGCTTCTCGGCCCTGGACTTCGCCACTGATGCGAGGCTCCGCGCGGCCCTGAAGGAACGGACCGCGCACGCGACGGTGGTGGTCGTTGCCCAGCGGGTCAACACGATTACGGACGCCGCGCGGATCGTGGTCCTTGAGGAAGGGCGTATCTCCGGGATCGGCAGCCATGCCGAGCTGATGGAGTCCAGTCCTGCCTACCGCGAGATCGTGTCCTCCCAGCTCACGCCGGAGGAGGCCCTGTGA
- a CDS encoding ABC transporter ATP-binding protein, translating to MHGRAPAAKPVNFASSTARLLRLLSPDSWRVAAVLVFGIVSVALAVTAPKVLGDATNVIFDGVIGATLAPGVPKADQVQALRSSGEDQLADMLAAMDAVPGQGIDFDALAALLAGVLAIYLASFFFGWAQARVTARVVQNAMYRLRRDVDAKLFRLPMSHFQRQSRGDVLSRVTNDIDNLAQTLSQSITQVITSVLTIIGVLGMMLWISPLLALIALITVPLSALVTILIARRSQVQFKAQWKTTGEVNGYIEEMFTGQDVVKAFGQQERVVEGFQPANESLYSSSFRAQFVSGIIMPTMTFISNLNYVAVAVVGGIQVAGGALSIGGVQAFVQYSRQFSQPLGQLGGLINMLQSGIASAERVFALLDAPEMGPDPKDPVRPGLVRGDVAFRHVSFSYSPDAPLIQDLSFEAKPGQTVAIVGPTGAGKTTLVNLLMRFYDIDAGEITIDGVNTMDMTRDDVRRCIGMVLQDAWLFEGTIRENLAYGAPDATEEQIVAAAQATHVDHFVRSLPEGYDTVLGADGGSLSQGQRQLMTIARAWLANPAILILDEATSSVDTRTEVAIRLALGALREARTSFVIAHRLSTIRDADVILAVREGRIVEQGTHEALLEAGGFYSELYRSQFSEPATAAELPE from the coding sequence ATGCACGGGCGCGCACCGGCAGCCAAGCCGGTCAACTTCGCCTCCTCCACGGCCCGCCTGCTCCGCCTGCTCTCCCCGGACAGCTGGCGGGTCGCGGCAGTCCTGGTGTTCGGCATCGTCTCCGTCGCGCTCGCAGTCACGGCACCAAAGGTCCTCGGTGACGCAACCAATGTCATCTTCGACGGAGTCATCGGGGCGACGCTGGCTCCGGGGGTCCCGAAGGCAGACCAGGTGCAGGCCCTGCGCTCCTCAGGCGAGGACCAGCTCGCCGACATGCTCGCTGCCATGGACGCCGTACCGGGCCAGGGAATCGACTTCGATGCCCTGGCAGCCCTCCTGGCCGGAGTGCTTGCCATCTACCTGGCTTCCTTTTTCTTCGGCTGGGCGCAGGCACGCGTAACGGCCCGGGTCGTGCAGAACGCCATGTACCGCCTGCGCCGGGACGTAGACGCGAAACTGTTCCGTCTGCCCATGTCCCACTTCCAGCGCCAGTCCCGCGGCGACGTGCTGAGCCGGGTCACCAATGACATCGACAACCTGGCGCAGACTCTTTCCCAGAGCATCACCCAGGTCATTACCTCAGTGCTCACCATCATCGGGGTGCTGGGCATGATGCTGTGGATCTCGCCGCTGCTGGCACTGATCGCACTGATTACCGTCCCCCTGTCAGCGCTGGTGACCATCCTGATCGCCCGGCGCTCGCAGGTTCAGTTCAAAGCGCAGTGGAAGACCACGGGCGAGGTTAACGGCTACATCGAGGAGATGTTCACCGGACAGGACGTGGTGAAGGCGTTTGGCCAGCAGGAGCGCGTCGTTGAAGGATTCCAGCCGGCCAACGAGTCGCTCTATTCATCCTCCTTCCGGGCACAGTTCGTTTCCGGAATCATCATGCCGACCATGACGTTCATTTCGAACCTCAACTATGTGGCGGTCGCCGTCGTTGGCGGTATCCAGGTTGCCGGCGGTGCCTTGTCCATTGGGGGAGTGCAGGCGTTCGTCCAGTACAGCCGGCAGTTCAGCCAACCCCTGGGACAGCTCGGCGGACTGATCAACATGCTCCAGTCCGGCATTGCCTCGGCTGAACGTGTCTTCGCCCTGCTCGATGCGCCCGAAATGGGACCCGATCCGAAGGACCCGGTCCGGCCGGGCCTGGTCCGCGGAGACGTCGCCTTCCGCCACGTGTCCTTCTCCTACTCCCCGGATGCCCCCCTGATCCAGGATCTTTCCTTCGAGGCCAAGCCGGGGCAAACCGTCGCGATCGTGGGACCCACCGGTGCTGGAAAAACCACCCTGGTGAACCTCCTGATGCGTTTCTACGACATTGACGCCGGGGAGATCACCATTGACGGGGTCAACACCATGGACATGACGCGGGACGACGTGCGCCGCTGCATCGGCATGGTGCTGCAGGATGCCTGGCTGTTCGAAGGAACGATCCGGGAGAACCTGGCATACGGAGCACCGGATGCCACCGAGGAGCAGATCGTTGCCGCTGCCCAGGCCACGCATGTGGACCACTTCGTCCGTTCACTGCCCGAGGGATATGACACTGTCCTGGGCGCCGACGGCGGATCGCTGAGCCAGGGCCAGCGGCAGCTCATGACGATCGCCCGCGCCTGGCTGGCCAACCCGGCAATCCTGATACTGGACGAGGCCACCAGTTCGGTGGACACCCGTACCGAAGTAGCTATCCGGCTCGCGCTCGGAGCCCTGCGAGAGGCACGGACCAGTTTCGTGATCGCCCACCGTCTCTCCACCATCAGGGACGCGGACGTCATCCTGGCAGTGCGGGAGGGCAGGATCGTGGAGCAGGGCACGCACGAAGCCCTGCTGGAGGCCGGCGGCTTCTATTCGGAGCTCTACCGCTCCCAGTTCAGCGAACCGGCCACCGCGGCAGAACTCCCCGAATAG
- a CDS encoding GntR family transcriptional regulator: protein MDDGVLGWVRIDGTSSVPPFEQLRLQILDAANDGTLAVGTRLPPVRALAAQLGLAVNTVARAYRELEQAEIVTTRSRAGTVVAAAGDNGRRRVAEAARVFADAVKANGMDPKAALSYVEAALRQG, encoded by the coding sequence ATGGACGACGGCGTACTCGGCTGGGTGCGGATCGACGGAACCAGTTCGGTCCCGCCCTTCGAACAGCTGCGGCTGCAGATCCTCGATGCCGCCAATGACGGAACCCTGGCTGTCGGAACCCGGCTGCCTCCTGTCCGGGCGCTGGCCGCCCAGCTGGGACTGGCCGTCAATACCGTCGCCCGGGCCTACCGTGAGCTGGAGCAGGCAGAGATCGTCACGACCCGGTCCCGCGCAGGTACTGTCGTGGCTGCCGCCGGAGACAACGGCCGCAGGCGTGTCGCCGAGGCGGCCCGTGTCTTTGCCGACGCGGTCAAGGCCAACGGCATGGATCCGAAGGCCGCGCTCTCCTACGTGGAAGCGGCCCTACGCCAGGGGTGA